The stretch of DNA CCAAAGAGGCATACTGCCAGATGTAAAACTGATAATTCAACCAGTAGACCCAGAAAAGCCAGACCCAAAACCATACGTCCTAACTGTTAAGGATAATGGCCCAGGAATGGATTCAAAGCAAATCCCGCTTGCGTTTGGAACTGTACTGTATGGCTCTAAATTCGGCCTCAAGCAGGCACGAGGCATGTTCGGCCTAGGTGCTACAATGGCAATTTTGTACGGACAAATCACCACAAACAAACCAGTTGTGGTGTCCAGCTCAGTTGACGGCCAGACTTCACATGAATATTCAATGATGCTTGACATTCAAAAAAACAAGCCGGTCATACTAAAGCACACAACAAAAGAGACTGGCAAAAAAGGTCTAAATGTCTCAATAACACTAGAAGGTGACTATTCCAAGGCAGGCTCTAAAATCAGAGACTATGTGTACCAGACTTCGCTGATTACGCCATATGCAACAATATCGTTTGATGATCCAAAGGGAGAGAAATTCCAATACAAACGAATTGTTGATACAATGCCTGCGCCTCCGACAATAATCAAACCGCACCCGCACGGAGTCGACGTTGAAACCATACGCCGAATGATCGTTGACACTCATTATGAAATCCCGACACTAGATAACTCCATGATAGAAAAGGTACGCAAAGAACTGGGCCTTGCAAAAAAGAATCTAAACTTTGAGGGAATAATGCAGAGGGCAGAAAAAAAATGGGCATCACTATCAAGACCTGTCAGAGTAATAGTTGCACTAATGTCGTTTTTGCAAATGGACTTTGAGAAAGTAATGAAAATAAGAATTGATGACGTGGACTTGGCAAACAAGCACCTCACATACTGGGACTTTGGCGAATCAAAATCTGTAATGATAGACATGCCAAAATCCAGTCCGTACTATAAACAACTTGCAAACACAGTGGCTGGTGAGACACTTGGAACGTTTCTCACAAAAAGATTCCAAAGAGTAGGACCGTCCACCGCAGACAAGTTTGCGGAATTTGCAAGCCTAAAGCCTGAGAAAAGAATCGGCTCCTTTACCAATGAGGAACTAGTACAGCTAAGCGATTCGCTGCAGAGATACGAGGACTTTTTGGCGCCCGACCCGAGCTGCCTTGCACCTCTGGGCGAAGAGCCGTTACGCAAGGGAATTGCCCAGTTTTTCAAGCCTGATTTCTTTGATGTGATACAAAGAAGCGCCTCTGCGTATTCCGGCTTTCCGTTTGTGGTGGAGATGGGAATTGCCTATGGGGGCGAGATCCCGGCAGGAAAAATCAGTGTGTACAGGTTTGCAAACAGAATCCCGTTGTTATACGATGAGGGAAGCGATGTTGTATTGCAGGTGGTAAATGAGACGGACTGGGGCAGGTACAAGCTCAAAAACGACTCACCAGTGGTTATTGTAAGCCATATTTGTTCCACTAGAATTCCATACAAAACAGTAGGAAAGGAAAACGTAGCAGACAGGCCGGAAATTGAAAAAGAACTGCGACTTGCTTTGCAGTTTTTGCTAAGAAAGCTCTCCTCATACATGTCAAAGAAGGGCCTAGCAGAGGCAGAAAAGAAGAGGAGCAACTTATACCAGAAATATCTTCCATTAATTGCGCAATTTGCAACTGAGCTAGCAGGAAAAAATAAAGAGCCTGACTACAAAAAACTAATCAAAGATCTGAATACAAATGTCAAAACCGAAGAATAAAGCAGAAAAAATCGCAGCGGCAAAGTACGAGGCACTACGGGAGCTGCTAAAGTCAGAAGGTACAAAAATCTACAACGACTTGGAAAAAGGACAATTTCCGCAATTCTATGTGCCAAGCAGATCCGTTAGCAATATCGTATATGACAAAAAACTGCGCCAATATGTTCTTGGCAAGGCTGCGGGGCTTCGCAGCTCGCGCAACATGTCACAGCTACGATCATTTACGCAACTAATCTGGCTCGCATTCTTTGCAAACAGGCTGGTCCAAGAAAAAAAATCCTCAACCCTGAGAGACATTTACTATTCATCGCAAGCCTTTGAAATCGACTTTGAGGACCAGCCAGAATCTGACAACATTATTGTGGACTTGGAGGCAGTCTTGGCAAGACCACGAGAGGACCTACACATATTCCCAGAGGAGCGAAGCAGCGTCTTTGGTGATTTGACTATAGAATATACCGTTCCTGGATATGAGGGAAGAAGGACAAATCTGTCTGACCATCCTGACGGCTATCTGATTGGCCCTAGCTTGTCCAGCGCAGAACTAGTAGATACCAGCGCAGAACTAGTCATTGCCATAGAAAAAGGTGGTCTGTTTACTAGATTTGTAGAAGAAAAGGTCGACAAAAAATTCAAGGCAATCATTATAGATACTGCAGGACAGGCTCCGCGTTCCACCCGATACCTGCTAAAAAGATTG from Candidatus Nitrosotenuis aquarius encodes:
- a CDS encoding DNA topoisomerase VI subunit B, whose product is MSKETFSQISPSEFFYRNRDLAGFSNPTRSLYTAVREFVENALDACDQRGILPDVKLIIQPVDPEKPDPKPYVLTVKDNGPGMDSKQIPLAFGTVLYGSKFGLKQARGMFGLGATMAILYGQITTNKPVVVSSSVDGQTSHEYSMMLDIQKNKPVILKHTTKETGKKGLNVSITLEGDYSKAGSKIRDYVYQTSLITPYATISFDDPKGEKFQYKRIVDTMPAPPTIIKPHPHGVDVETIRRMIVDTHYEIPTLDNSMIEKVRKELGLAKKNLNFEGIMQRAEKKWASLSRPVRVIVALMSFLQMDFEKVMKIRIDDVDLANKHLTYWDFGESKSVMIDMPKSSPYYKQLANTVAGETLGTFLTKRFQRVGPSTADKFAEFASLKPEKRIGSFTNEELVQLSDSLQRYEDFLAPDPSCLAPLGEEPLRKGIAQFFKPDFFDVIQRSASAYSGFPFVVEMGIAYGGEIPAGKISVYRFANRIPLLYDEGSDVVLQVVNETDWGRYKLKNDSPVVIVSHICSTRIPYKTVGKENVADRPEIEKELRLALQFLLRKLSSYMSKKGLAEAEKKRSNLYQKYLPLIAQFATELAGKNKEPDYKKLIKDLNTNVKTEE
- a CDS encoding DNA topoisomerase IV subunit A — its product is MSKPKNKAEKIAAAKYEALRELLKSEGTKIYNDLEKGQFPQFYVPSRSVSNIVYDKKLRQYVLGKAAGLRSSRNMSQLRSFTQLIWLAFFANRLVQEKKSSTLRDIYYSSQAFEIDFEDQPESDNIIVDLEAVLARPREDLHIFPEERSSVFGDLTIEYTVPGYEGRRTNLSDHPDGYLIGPSLSSAELVDTSAELVIAIEKGGLFTRFVEEKVDKKFKAIIIDTAGQAPRSTRYLLKRLHEQMKLPVVILTDGDVYGEHIAMVIKSGSANAAHLRELTVPDAKWVGVWASDIEKYKLPTIPMTESDIKRIYDLQKDPRYQEGVWKKELEIFLKIKRKAELEAFSKYGLTNITDKYLPEKLELAKSL